The Elaeis guineensis isolate ETL-2024a chromosome 14, EG11, whole genome shotgun sequence genomic sequence ATGTTCTTATTCAACAGGTGCAGATAAATATTTGTATTAATTAATGGAGTACTTCCCTGCTTCTTGGCGATGGTTAGTAATCTTTTACATCTTGCTATTCTGCTCCATCTGGAGAAATATGGTTTAGTTTTTGTCGTTTGGACACTCTTCGCTTAACACGATATTCTGGTTAAGAATTTGCTTCTATCTATCCAGAATCAGCATCAACTAACCAATCCTAGGTAAAAACAATGTTTACATTCCTTGATATGCTCACAGGAATTCATATCTCTATTGCATACTAACATTTTTTGATAGGTTGGACAAGATTGTTGCAACAGCAAGAAGTCCCCTTAGCTTGGAAGCTGAAAACCATTAGCCAGAATGGTTTAGGTCCTAATTGCTGTTGGTAGTAAAATTTTTAGAAGTCAAGCTTTAGATAAGTAGAGTTTTTACAAAAAATTGTTTGGTGATTGGTAACCGCATTTATGAAATACTTTGAAACTTTAATGTGTTtggtaactaaaataaaaaaatatttttgatatgataaaataataataaaagatattatataatattatatgatgaaaaataatataatataatatatatattattatatattaaaatattattatattatataatattattatatataatattatattaatcatatttatgaaatattttgaAACTTTAATATGTGTTTGGTAACTAGAATAAGAAAGTGTTTTTGGTACGGATATTGCATAATATAATGATgagaataatattatatatataatatatatataaatattattatatattaaaatattattatattatataatattattataaattatattatattatattataatgtaatatttatattataatatgatattatatgattataatgtgatatataatgtaatataatataatgaattataatttaatctaataatagattataatataacatattgcattctattattataatataataatattatattattattaaaatattattatattgtatCATGTGATGTAATATACTATCATGGTATAACATAACATAATATACTACAATATAATATTATTGTAATTATAATGTAATGtaatataatggattataatctaatctaagaaTAGATTATAAcagtaatatattaatatattataatattattatattagattGCCATAATAGtactataatagattatatcatatgtttataatatatcataatattaatttattattatattatattaataatataatatataatctaatctaataataattataatataatagattattattattatatataataatattatattattacaaaatattattattttagattaataataataacaattctatgatagattttatattatatgtttataatataaatattattatattgtatcatgtgatgtaatatatatatatatatattatactataatataatgttattgtaattataatataatataatataatggattataatctaatctaataatagattataatacaacatattatattatattattataataatattattatattttataatataataatatattattgttaaatattattatattagattGTCATAATAGtactataatagattatattatatatttataatattataatattaatttattattatattatattatattaatatgatatgatattggTTTTGTTTCGGTGctcttttataataatatattataaaggatttttaaaatttgtatattaCTCTTTTTTTGGTATCACCCCTCACAGCTCGCTCTCCCTCCTTCGATCGGGCCCTCCGTGCACCACCACTCCTGTCCCTCATGGCCAATGGAGAACCCCCTGCCTTGCACGGCGCATCTCGCCTCCTTTCTCGATCGTGGCCTTCATGCACCACCACCTTCGTTCCTTGCGGTACCCGAAGAGACCCTGTTCAGCCTCCTATCCCCTTCCTCTTGTGGCCCATGCCGCCTCCCCTCTCTCTCACACCCTTTATGCCACCACCTCTTTTCTTGCAGCCCGAGCTGCCTTTCTCTCAATTGCCCCTTTTGCGTCCTCCATCCAGCATTTGGCTCCTTTGCATGTCCcaaccccccctccccccccccctcccccacccctcccccccccccaccaTCCCCACTTGAGGTGGCGTCGTGACTCCTCTACTTGTCCCACCTCCCTCACCCTGGCATAACCCGAGCTTTTTCATGCCCCCACACTTTGGGAGTCCGTGGCTTCTCCATGGTTCACCCCACTCCCATCCTGTGCGGTCAGGGATGCTAGCTGCCACCCTACCCCATCATTGCCTCCTCACCACCTTGCACGCTTGTAGCTTCTCGATGCATCCCTGTTCGCCTACGCCCCCCACCCCACTTGCAGCAGTTTGTGGCTTCTTCGTCCCTTCCTCCGTAGCTTCTCCATTGGAgaatagttttaaaaaaaaattaattattatatgaataaattttttaaatatttatcacaTCAGTCATACACATATATCTAATTTAGTTGAAATCTACATGATCTATATCTAATCTTATGGTCAAAAATtgataaaaagtaaaaaataattatgagatttaattatgaatttattgatggatatttagttattaaaattttttatttaaattaaaataattttttgacattGTGCAGAAAATACTTTTGAAAAGAAACTCCAAAATGTAGTTTTTttcaaatagatttttttaactttttgtttAAGCTAAAATGACTTCTTcaattttatcaaacatcattgtatcattcaaaaatatttttgaaagattaaaaaatattttttaatattttaaaagctTGATCAAAGAGAGCCTTAATCTGTCGGTGCAAGCCAAACGTCTAGCTTTAATTATGTGATTAGCAGAATAGCTGATGGACAATAAGCGATTTAGATGGGAGCTACTAGCTTCTAGGTGGGGATGCCTACCCGGAATATGTCTTATTTATGCACAATGATGCCTTCCATTGGTGAGTTATGTGGTTGAGAAAGGATGTGCCATGACATATCTTGATGAAGCATTTAATAGGCATTGAGCCTGACCTCATCCCTTCGAAGGATAGCAAGACTTAGGGGATGAAATTGAGCCAAACCAAGTCCAGTAACTAAAAGTTTAACCTTAGCTTGATCCAAAATATTTAGGCTctactcaattaaaaatcaagtgagtcttaatattttattttcgagcttgactcaaaaaaaaaaaaaagaaaaaaaaaaggtaatgtTTGAGATCAATTTGACTTAAATATTTATCAAGCCacacttgagagagagagagagatcaatcaAATGTGGAGCTAAATTGAGTTTCCCACGGCCTGATCCCCCTCTCCAATCCGTAAGGATCtctatgaaataaaataaaaattaatgatcaTTTTTCCATTCATTTAtggttatattttaaaaaaaatattaatatagatGAGACAAATAGGatcaagtttgtatttattttagagCATTTCTACTATCATtatgtttattttaaaatatttctatttattttgaaataatttatatttattttacatatatttatatttattctaagaagatttgtatttatttcatccaaaatttgtgtttatcctgtataatttatatttattgtagagagGTCCGAAAAATAACCTATCCTATCTATCGTAATAGTGGGATAAGTCATCTTCCATCCCCCACAATGGATATAAACTACACAGgataaacaaaaattttgaatgaaataatTCAAATCTCAATCTTTTATATGCATTGACTATCGTTTCATTCACattaatgatctaattttttaatattttttccatccaatcaatatcttaatttttttatatttttttattttattcatcaTAATAGTTtaacttttttatatttttccatTCTATCAATAATctgacatattttttataaaagtgATCGTCAACTAAAGGTTCATATAAATTCATTGATGAAAAACTTGATCAAATTTATGCTCAAAACTTAgtgtgtatgtacacacacaaataaatttataaatttttaaattgaatattttattatttaaatttgactTGAAAAATTATTCAAATTACTCAAAATCAATGATAGATAAACCAAGTCAAGCTGAACAGCTTGCAAAACCCTTTCAACCATGATCTCACAAATCGAAAAAAAGTTACAAAATTACTTACTAGAAATTAATGTTTATTTGCCTATAGTTGAATTTAACAGTTAACAAATGATGCAATCACAATTCCCCTACCACCTGTAATTTCAAGCTAAATTGCTAGCTCGTTGTCTTAGAAAAATTGAAAGAACTGGATATTCAATCCTCGTGGCTGCTTCCCGCTCATAAATTTGAGCTATAAATTTAAAGAAAATTTAGGGTCGACTAGCTTAAACAATCAACCCCATCCCTCGTTACCACCAAAATAGAAAAAACGGGAAAGGATAAAACTGAGCACATCATCTAAGAAGGGATCTTGCCAAATGTTCGCGTGCAGTGGCTAGCGCTTGAGATATAGTCTGCAGGCAAAAGATTAAGCCATACTTAAGAAAAGATTAAAATGCAGTACCTACCCAACTTAGGTTAAATAAACTTaggcataaaataaaataaatattgcaGGTACCTGCTCAGACAAGGATCCAACCCCCTCCAGACTGTGGGTTGCAACTTTTCCAGCAATAACACTAGCATCCGTCTCAAGAATGATTCTGCAAGGCAAAAATAAACAAAATCTTTAGCATCACATCTTTCAAGACAGCTGAAGAAGAAAATCGACCAGCAAGcaaatatatattaaaagatTTGGCTTCGATCAATGTAATTCTCTGAGCAGAGCCGTTTATGAACCCAAACCCAAtatcctttttttctctttctcaatATCCAGGAGCATGAGCATGTTCCTTTTTAACTTGCTGCTATAATTCTTTGCCAATGTCCTGAAGACAGACCCGCCATTTTGCAGAATTTGCGGTCTGATCCTGATGAGaagcttcctttttttttttttctttctgtggTAATCAGAGGCTCTTAGTCTTCAGAAGCAATTACTTTCCGGCTTGTTTCCAAAGAGAGAGAGGAGTTTTTTCCGGCTTTAATGACTCTTTATAGCTGTTTATTGAAAATAAAACTATGACGACTTTATCCTCCTATATAAGCTTAACCGAGTCAAGTTACATTATTTTTACAGGTAGTAACATTCCTACTTGCTCAACAAGAAATACTAAGAAAATAAATAgcagaaacaataataaataatggATTTCATGATTTAGCCTGGTATTGCAAAAAGGAAGCGTGTCTGTACCCGCCATCAACAATTTCATCAAGGCAAAGAAGGATCAAATCCAGGTTTTCAAGTGCTGTCCGTTTATCCACCTCATTCCTGGAAGAATGGGGAATGCAGTTAAGCTCTTATGCATAAGATGATTCAAGTAAAAACAAGACTGCAAATTATGCACCCAAAAGTCATGATTAATAGGAAGGTGTGCTAATAATAAAACTGGCAAGACCTGAGAAGAAGTTCAACTGCATCAACGAATCCCTGAAGCACCGTGGCAATAATGAGTTCATTCTCATCAACTCCAGCAGTAACAAAAAAATGCAGATCTTGAACAAACTTGTACACGACGATATAACTGTCAAACATTGTTATCTCCGCTGTAAATGATAAAACTAGTTCATTAGCAGCAGAGAACAACGTCCACAGCTCTTCTATATGGATGACAAAAACAGTAACACAATCAAATCACATCTCAAAGTTGATGAAGATGGCACAGAAATGAAATATAACACAAGAAAGAAGCCAATTTATGTCATCCAGCACTATGCCCATCTCAAAGGAGCAAGGTCTCCCATCTACCAGACTGGGGAGAAAGAATGTAAGTCACTTAGGGCTCATTTGGTTCGTGAGAAGAAAACTCCCTAAATGGAATATTTTTTTTGCGAAGTTGTGATTTTGGCATGGTTGATTGGCCATGGAAAAGTAACACATTATAAAGCGTTTTATATTTGGTTGAGCATCTACTTTCTTAAAAAAGTTGTGTAAATACTTATTTGATAAAGGAAAAGACCTTATCCGATTTTATTCATGGATTCGAGGGCACTTTTGAAAAAACAAAAGATCCCAATCCTCTTCTTCCCATGGGAAAGCTAAAAATTAATATGGGTTTGTTTTTTCCCATAAAACACGGGAAGTTTATCTCCGTGGGAATGCTATTTTTTAATCTCTTCTTTGAAGACTCCAACCACCAAACAAGAGGGATTCCTTCATTTTTTTCTATTGACCACACTTCACCGCTCTTATTCTCGTCTCAACTAAATGAGTCCTAAGATGATGCCATAATCCTATATATTTTTTCACTCAAAAAAAAGTCTCACAATTTGCATCTCTCTGCCAACCTGCTCCTTGCTTTGGATGGAAATCGACATCTCTCACCCATAGAGTTGACAAAGAGGGAAGAGGTTGGTGGTGGTGGTGTAGTTGTTGCAGGCAGACTGCACTCCCTAACTGCATTGACGGCCAAGGCAAGCagattttaaaattgaaaaataaaaatgcatGCACTAATACATGGGATGCCTTGTAAACACCAAAATTTTGAAACTGTCCTATTCCCAAACCATGCAAAGGTCGGTCGGGGTAGATAGGGAGACATTAAAAATGCATGCAAATATACATGAGATAGCTTGCAACAAACACATTATAGACCATGAGGGcttaaaataatttgaaagacTTTGACAAGGACAAATGCACTAAGGGTATGGCATAAATTTGGGGAATTATGAACTTCTGCCCTTGATAATCTATACCATGCCCACAACATCTAGCTAATATCGAGGAGCACAACCATAaagtattataataaaaaaaatccacTATTTAGACATGTCTTTGCAAGAAATTTTCATGCTATTTATTTGAATAATATGAGGAGATGCCTAGCTAGTTGACTCCTTTTCTAGTTAATTATATACCTCATGGATATATTCGAACATTCATGGACCAATGGACATCAATTGGTGATAGAATATTCTCTTCTACAAAAGCTTGCCCATCTGCCCAAAAGTCCCTTTTAAGTGAAGATTTCATACACAAATCACAAGCATTCTAATGGGTAAAATATAGCATGCAACAAGATTAAGAAATATAATAGTGTGAGGTTTTTATAAGAGTTCCATATTTTTAGCAAAAAGAAATCATTGAATTTGTCAAGCAAGTAATTATATAACCCATCACTTGCAAGATAATGCAAAAGTCAGAAATTATATATAGTATGTAAAACTGAAATTGCATTAAtgtcaccttcagatcgagcatTTGTCTTCAGTGTCTTAGTAGATACAGATTTCTCATATGCCAACTTTGCAGCAAGTGTTGGCCAGTCATCTGTATAATATTTTACAGCTACCCGTTTCCCATCGGAGTCGAGAAGAAGAATGTTTTTGATTGACGGACAAGCCTCCTGCAAACATAGAAATGATTTATAAAATTGAATGTTCATCGTGAAAAAAAGAAATTACTGAAGATTTTGTAATTGTGAATATATCTTGGTGTATTGTCAATTACTATCATAACCATTCAAAATTTTCTGCTATTTCGATTTCCCCAAGATGAAAGGACATTTATTAATTTAGCTTTGTGAGTCATCTTTTGCTGTTCTTTTCCTAAATGGAGCCATATTCATGAAAAAATACATGATGTATAGCAGAATGCGAAGCACAAAGCTTCACAAAGTACAAGAGGTAATTTTAGATGAGAGAAGTAAAAAATGATTGAGCACGAACATGTATATGAACAACTAATGGAAATAAGTAGTTCCTAGGGGATACCTTGAGAGTTAGTTAAGCTTTA encodes the following:
- the LOC105056988 gene encoding coatomer subunit zeta-2 isoform X3 — protein: MEACPSIKNILLLDSDGKRVAVKYYTDDWPTLAAKLAYEKSVSTKTLKTNARSEEELWTLFSAANELVLSFTAEITMFDSYIVVYKFVQDLHFFVTAGVDENELIIATVLQGFVDAVELLLRNEVDKRTALENLDLILLCLDEIVDGGIILETDASVIAGKVATHSLEGVGSLSEQTISQALATAREHLARSLLR
- the LOC105056988 gene encoding coatomer subunit zeta-2 isoform X4, which translates into the protein MEACPSIKNILLLDSDGKRVAVKYYTDDWPTLAAKLAYEKSVSTKTLKTNARSEAEITMFDSYIVVYKFVQDLHFFVTAGVDENELIIATVLQGFVDAVELLLRNEVDKRTALENLDLILLCLDEIVDGGIILETDASVIAGKVATHSLEGVGSLSEQTISQALATAREHLARSLLR
- the LOC105056988 gene encoding coatomer subunit zeta-2 isoform X1, with translation MHIHGKVCLWEWEGVPLGATTELEACPSIKNILLLDSDGKRVAVKYYTDDWPTLAAKLAYEKSVSTKTLKTNARSEEELWTLFSAANELVLSFTAEITMFDSYIVVYKFVQDLHFFVTAGVDENELIIATVLQGFVDAVELLLRNEVDKRTALENLDLILLCLDEIVDGGIILETDASVIAGKVATHSLEGVGSLSEQTISQALATAREHLARSLLR
- the LOC105056988 gene encoding coatomer subunit zeta-2 isoform X2, which translates into the protein MHIHGKVCLWEWEGVPLGATTELEACPSIKNILLLDSDGKRVAVKYYTDDWPTLAAKLAYEKSVSTKTLKTNARSEAEITMFDSYIVVYKFVQDLHFFVTAGVDENELIIATVLQGFVDAVELLLRNEVDKRTALENLDLILLCLDEIVDGGIILETDASVIAGKVATHSLEGVGSLSEQTISQALATAREHLARSLLR